The following are from one region of the Thermococcus cleftensis genome:
- a CDS encoding SDR family oxidoreductase yields the protein MRNKLVVVTGGAGFIGSHIAWELVKDNEVIVIDNLYTGKEENVPPGAKLVKADIRDYEAIAELIGQADYVFHEAAQVSVVESIRDPVFTEEVNVIGTLNILRALLEGHGKLIFASSAAVYGDNPNLPLKESERPKPLSPYGVTKATAEEYLRVYHELYGLPVVALRYFNVFGPRQSANQYAGVISIFISRALRNEPLVIFGDGKQTRDFIYVKDVVKANLLVAESRKANGKVFNVATGRQTSILELAMKVIEITGATSSIIFDKPRPGDIRHSLADISEIRELGFEPEWSLEEGLKKTVEWYAKDRRQRE from the coding sequence ATGAGGAACAAGCTGGTGGTCGTTACCGGGGGAGCGGGATTCATAGGCTCCCACATCGCCTGGGAGCTGGTGAAGGACAACGAGGTAATCGTCATCGACAACCTCTACACGGGGAAGGAGGAGAACGTCCCTCCTGGGGCGAAGCTAGTTAAGGCGGACATAAGGGACTACGAAGCGATAGCCGAGCTGATAGGCCAGGCGGACTACGTCTTCCACGAGGCGGCCCAGGTGAGCGTCGTCGAGAGCATTCGCGACCCGGTCTTCACCGAGGAGGTAAACGTTATAGGCACCCTGAACATTTTGAGGGCACTCCTCGAGGGCCACGGGAAGCTGATTTTTGCCTCCTCTGCGGCGGTTTACGGTGACAATCCAAACCTGCCGCTGAAGGAATCTGAGAGGCCGAAACCGCTCTCGCCCTACGGCGTGACGAAGGCGACCGCCGAGGAGTATCTCCGCGTTTACCACGAGCTCTACGGCCTTCCAGTTGTCGCGCTCCGCTACTTCAACGTCTTTGGTCCAAGGCAGAGTGCCAACCAGTACGCGGGAGTGATAAGCATTTTCATCAGCCGCGCGCTGAGGAACGAGCCGCTCGTCATCTTCGGTGACGGCAAGCAGACGAGGGATTTCATCTACGTGAAGGACGTGGTTAAAGCAAACCTCCTCGTCGCTGAGAGCAGGAAAGCGAACGGAAAGGTCTTCAACGTTGCCACTGGAAGGCAAACGAGCATTCTGGAGCTCGCGATGAAGGTGATCGAGATAACTGGCGCGACAAGCTCGATAATATTTGATAAGCCGCGGCCCGGCGACATAAGACACAGCTTGGCGGATATAAGCGAGATAAGGGAGCTCGGCTTCGAGCCGGAGTGGAGCCTTGAGGAAGGGCTGAAAAAGACGGTGGAGTGGTACGCTAAGGACCGTCGGCAACGGGAGTGA
- a CDS encoding DUF2341 domain-containing protein, with protein MKETKLKLKLITLPILLLLLAGTFGLAVPSINVNVQEIGAGSQRLVSPVLQGSIWFSTGLTSGELVFSEDLPAGTQIYVSLRDANNNTVAYNYSIVLTSDLTAGSVLNYSLINPNGASRADVVRAVVTVMTPNYQTTFTSGNILVTSRELGVGIANTTVFCIPITVKENSGQTLYNYSVLVVLDDSANSNSENWSVDWNVINATNLYFTDDDGNPLYFWVQYLDTNNRIAYLWVKLPELDAGASRTICLTYGVWPNPYVSYNDPDNVFLLFDDFEGSSLNTEKWNVHGDPVVSNSVLSLSSGQWIWSKKEMPSDSFQILIQSSRLRASPFFMWYIDNRSLAWAEVFNGSSWSATDELWVFNVSSGKWGVSYSGGGSPVLWSNNLINITVLPYNLTHVVVFIYEDSSLISYYILPKEPPEPVGIGQWYYYNWRGIPRSRTSSYDWILVRRYVYPEPSVSVGYLYYKLVFHPQPPATATASSSVTTSPAGALAPLSIPGLNDALLAGKSVPLRFPISPEVPSNNTPLIRVGNGTEERIKNLVSNLTPVADGP; from the coding sequence ATGAAAGAAACGAAACTAAAGCTGAAGCTGATAACGTTGCCGATCCTTCTGTTACTTCTCGCGGGGACCTTTGGGTTAGCTGTACCCAGCATTAACGTGAACGTTCAGGAGATCGGTGCAGGCTCTCAGAGGCTTGTTTCCCCCGTTCTCCAGGGGTCGATATGGTTTAGCACGGGATTAACCTCCGGTGAGCTAGTTTTCTCGGAAGATCTCCCCGCGGGAACGCAGATCTATGTTTCTCTTCGAGACGCCAACAACAACACCGTTGCATACAACTACTCCATTGTTCTCACTTCGGATTTAACTGCTGGAAGTGTTCTGAATTACTCCCTCATCAATCCAAACGGGGCCAGCAGAGCCGATGTCGTCAGGGCCGTCGTGACCGTTATGACTCCCAACTATCAGACAACGTTCACCTCTGGTAATATACTGGTCACGAGCAGGGAGCTGGGGGTTGGGATCGCAAACACCACCGTCTTCTGCATTCCGATAACCGTCAAGGAAAACAGCGGGCAGACCCTCTACAACTACAGCGTTCTGGTCGTCTTGGACGATAGTGCCAATAGCAACAGCGAGAACTGGAGCGTTGATTGGAACGTCATCAACGCAACCAACCTGTACTTCACCGATGACGATGGTAACCCTCTGTATTTCTGGGTTCAATACTTGGACACCAACAACAGGATAGCCTACCTGTGGGTAAAGCTCCCGGAACTGGACGCAGGTGCTTCCCGTACAATATGCCTGACTTATGGTGTGTGGCCCAACCCTTACGTCAGTTATAATGACCCGGACAATGTTTTCCTGCTTTTTGATGACTTCGAGGGTTCCTCGCTGAACACGGAAAAGTGGAACGTCCACGGGGACCCTGTGGTGTCAAACAGTGTGTTAAGTCTAAGCAGCGGCCAGTGGATATGGAGCAAAAAGGAAATGCCGAGCGACTCTTTTCAAATCTTAATACAATCAAGCCGGCTTAGGGCGTCTCCTTTCTTTATGTGGTACATAGACAACAGATCCCTTGCATGGGCCGAGGTTTTCAATGGTTCATCTTGGAGTGCGACTGATGAACTGTGGGTTTTTAACGTTAGCTCTGGAAAGTGGGGGGTTTCATACAGCGGTGGGGGATCCCCTGTTCTCTGGAGCAATAACCTCATAAACATTACAGTGCTACCTTACAACCTAACCCACGTTGTGGTTTTTATCTACGAAGACTCGAGTTTGATCTCCTATTATATACTCCCGAAGGAACCTCCCGAGCCTGTTGGCATCGGTCAGTGGTACTACTACAATTGGAGGGGCATACCTCGTAGTAGGACTTCCTCCTACGACTGGATACTCGTTCGCAGATATGTCTATCCAGAGCCCTCTGTCTCGGTTGGGTACTTGTACTACAAACTTGTCTTCCACCCACAGCCCCCAGCCACCGCAACCGCTTCCTCTTCGGTGACCACTTCACCTGCCGGAGCACTCGCACCACTCTCGATTCCAGGGTTAAACGATGCCCTGCTGGCTGGAAAGAGCGTCCCGCTCAGGTTCCCGATTTCCCCTGAAGTGCCCTCGAACAACACTCCGTTAATTCGGGTGGGCAACGGTACTGAAGAAAGAATAAAGAATCTGGTTTCCAACCTCACTCCCGTTGCCGACGGTCCTTAG